Proteins encoded together in one Halorubellus sp. JP-L1 window:
- a CDS encoding rnhA operon protein, whose product MAREAVDDDEADAYRADRDDQLADFDYTARVREADAAATLVLHPAEWVEDGTVRPDRIEDTDRAIEVALAGTGDPDEWADVDAHNREIVARVREEHGDVHAANVDVLADFAGNHYAKPIEDLTAAELREFADDYATRNAWLDDEQAAALAQSVRYAFDAAKERVPDW is encoded by the coding sequence CTGGCGCGCGAAGCCGTGGACGACGACGAGGCCGACGCGTATCGCGCGGACCGGGACGACCAGCTCGCCGACTTCGACTACACCGCGCGAGTGCGGGAGGCGGACGCGGCCGCGACGCTCGTTCTCCACCCAGCGGAGTGGGTCGAGGACGGGACCGTCCGCCCCGACCGCATCGAGGACACCGACCGGGCGATCGAGGTCGCGCTCGCCGGGACCGGCGACCCCGACGAGTGGGCGGACGTGGACGCGCACAACCGCGAGATCGTCGCTCGGGTCCGCGAAGAACACGGCGACGTCCACGCGGCGAACGTGGACGTGCTCGCGGACTTCGCCGGCAACCACTACGCGAAACCCATCGAGGACCTGACCGCGGCCGAACTGCGGGAGTTCGCGGACGACTACGCGACGCGGAACGCGTGGCTCGACGACGAGCAGGCCGCGGCACTAGCACAGAGCGTGCGCTACGCGTTCGACGCTGCGAAAGAACGGGTGCCCGATTGGTGA
- a CDS encoding PadR family transcriptional regulator, which yields MSEAQSVTGKQGIARELTAFQHNILVILGKEPMYGLAIKRELEDYYGTEVNHGRLYPNLDELVGMDLVEKSELDKRTNQYELTDDGYAAVMDQIEWTLSKLVTDDDRADELRELVDEQQ from the coding sequence ATGTCAGAGGCGCAATCCGTGACCGGCAAACAGGGCATCGCGCGCGAACTCACCGCGTTCCAGCACAACATCCTCGTCATCCTCGGCAAGGAACCGATGTACGGCCTCGCCATCAAGCGCGAGCTCGAGGACTACTACGGGACCGAAGTCAACCACGGCCGACTCTACCCGAACCTGGACGAACTCGTCGGCATGGACCTCGTCGAGAAGTCCGAGCTGGACAAGCGCACGAACCAGTACGAGCTCACCGACGACGGCTACGCGGCCGTCATGGACCAGATCGAGTGGACGCTCTCGAAGCTCGTCACCGACGACGACCGCGCGGACGAACTCCGCGAGCTCGTCGACGAACAGCAGTAG
- a CDS encoding transcription initiation factor IIB family protein gives MTRSTRQRERDLEADESEEQEGVRECPECESDNLVKSSDRGELVCDDCGLVVEEEQIDPGPEWRAFNHQERQEKSRVGAPTTQTMHDKGLTTTIDWKDKDAYGRSISSKKRSQMHRLRKWQERIRTKDAGERNLQFALSEIDRMASALGVPRSVREVASVIYRRALKEDLIRGRSIEGVATSALYAACRKEGIPRSLEEISEVSRVERKEIGRTYRYISQELGLEMKPVDPKKYVPRFCSELELSEEVQTKANEIIETTAEKGLLSGKSPTGYAAAAIYAASLLCNEKKTQREVADVAQVTEVTIRNRYQEQIEAMGIHS, from the coding sequence ATGACACGGTCCACCCGCCAGCGGGAGCGAGACCTCGAGGCCGACGAGTCGGAGGAGCAGGAAGGGGTTCGGGAGTGCCCCGAGTGCGAATCCGACAACCTGGTCAAGAGTTCGGACAGGGGAGAACTCGTCTGCGACGACTGCGGGCTGGTCGTCGAGGAGGAGCAAATCGATCCCGGTCCGGAGTGGCGTGCGTTCAACCATCAGGAGCGACAGGAGAAGTCCCGGGTCGGCGCCCCAACGACCCAGACGATGCACGACAAGGGGCTGACGACGACGATCGACTGGAAGGACAAGGACGCGTACGGACGATCGATCTCCTCGAAGAAGCGCAGTCAGATGCACCGACTGCGCAAGTGGCAGGAGCGCATCCGAACGAAGGACGCGGGGGAACGCAACCTGCAGTTCGCACTTTCGGAGATCGACCGGATGGCCTCGGCGCTCGGCGTCCCACGGTCGGTCCGGGAGGTCGCGTCCGTGATCTACCGGCGCGCGCTCAAGGAGGACCTCATCCGCGGGCGGTCGATCGAGGGCGTCGCCACCTCGGCGCTCTACGCCGCCTGCCGGAAGGAGGGCATCCCGCGAAGCCTCGAAGAGATCAGCGAAGTATCGCGCGTCGAACGCAAAGAGATCGGGCGGACGTACCGCTACATCAGTCAGGAACTCGGCCTGGAGATGAAGCCCGTCGACCCGAAGAAGTACGTCCCGCGATTCTGCTCGGAACTCGAACTCTCCGAGGAAGTCCAGACGAAGGCCAACGAGATCATCGAGACGACCGCCGAGAAGGGACTGCTCTCGGGGAAGTCCCCGACCGGCTACGCCGCGGCTGCCATCTACGCCGCGAGCCTGCTCTGTAACGAGAAGAAGACCCAGCGCGAGGTCGCGGACGTCGCGCAGGTCACCGAGGTCACGATCCGGAACCGCTACCAGGAGCAGATCGAAGCGATGGGCATCCACAGCTAG
- a CDS encoding NAD(P)-dependent glycerol-1-phosphate dehydrogenase, with translation MFQKSAWIRLPRNVVVGHDVLSRTVDVVDDIHLTGRPLIVTSPTPRDVAAAPIVAQYEERGVDPEVVTVERASFESVEEVAEAAGNDEIGYLLGVGGGKAIDIAKMASDHCGKGFVSVPTAASHDGIVSGRSSIPEGDTRHSVAAEPPLAVIADTGVLAEAPWELTTAGCADIISNYTAVMDWRLANRLQDVEYSEYAAALSEMTAEILVDNASMVRPGLEESAWVVTKALMSSGVAMSIADSSRPASGAEHLFSHQLDRLAPNAALHGHQVGVGSIVTAYLHGGERGIWQDIRSALAAIDAPTTAAELGVDPETVVEALTTCHEIRDRYTILGNGMSEPAAREVARKTDVI, from the coding sequence ATGTTCCAGAAGTCGGCGTGGATTCGACTCCCGCGGAACGTCGTCGTCGGGCACGACGTGCTCTCGCGGACGGTCGACGTCGTTGACGACATCCACCTCACGGGGCGGCCACTCATCGTGACGAGTCCGACGCCCCGGGACGTCGCCGCGGCACCGATCGTCGCGCAGTACGAGGAGCGGGGCGTCGACCCGGAGGTCGTAACCGTCGAACGGGCATCGTTCGAGTCCGTCGAGGAAGTGGCCGAGGCCGCGGGGAACGACGAGATCGGGTACCTGCTCGGCGTCGGCGGCGGGAAAGCGATCGACATCGCGAAGATGGCGAGCGACCACTGCGGGAAGGGGTTCGTGAGCGTCCCGACGGCGGCGAGTCACGACGGCATCGTCTCCGGGCGCTCGTCGATCCCCGAAGGCGATACGCGGCACTCGGTCGCCGCGGAACCGCCGCTCGCGGTCATCGCGGACACGGGCGTGCTCGCGGAAGCGCCGTGGGAGCTCACGACCGCGGGGTGTGCGGACATCATCTCGAACTACACCGCCGTGATGGACTGGCGGCTCGCGAACCGACTCCAGGACGTCGAGTACAGCGAGTACGCCGCGGCGCTCAGCGAGATGACGGCGGAGATCCTCGTCGACAACGCGAGCATGGTGCGTCCCGGCCTCGAGGAGTCCGCGTGGGTCGTCACGAAGGCACTGATGTCCTCGGGCGTCGCGATGAGCATCGCGGACTCGTCGCGGCCCGCGTCGGGCGCCGAGCACCTGTTCAGTCACCAGCTCGACCGGCTCGCGCCGAACGCCGCCCTGCACGGCCACCAGGTGGGCGTCGGTTCGATCGTGACGGCGTACCTCCACGGCGGCGAGCGCGGCATCTGGCAGGACATCCGGAGTGCGCTCGCCGCGATCGACGCGCCGACGACCGCCGCGGAACTCGGGGTCGACCCGGAGACGGTCGTCGAAGCGCTGACGACGTGCCACGAGATCCGGGACCGTTACACGATCCTCGGGAACGGCATGAGCGAACCGGCCGCTCGCGAGGTCGCACGGAAGACGGACGTCATCTGA
- a CDS encoding S9 family peptidase: protein MTYDIERYLNVRSASGASFGPDGERLSFLMDTTGTSQVWTVDEPKDWPVQRTFYDERVTFASWSPERDELAFGMDEGGNERAQLYRLAGDGSEVVNLTQRPDAKHRWGGWSHDGERFAFTSNRRDESVFDVYVQGRDETGNDAELVHEGDGWLTAAGWSPSDDRLLVSEAYSNVDQDVYVLDLDRDDPSGDLECITPHDDDVRFYSPSFGPDGDAVYCCTDDGSDTLYLARIDLETLEREVVAEGGEWNVGGVSVDHDSGRFAFSRNVDGYTDLTVAEFSGTTEYEVFPSPDLPGGIAGGVSWGPDGEKYAITATGAAVNTNVYVVETETGDTERWTYAATAGIPEESFREPELVHVESFDGVEVPGFLTLPEAAEGDAADGESGDTPVVVSIHGGPESQRRPSFNPVKQYFLNRGYAYFEPNVRGSTGYGETYTRLDDVEKRMDSVADVKACVEWLHDHPAVDPDRIACMGGSYGGFMVLACMTEYPELWAAGVDVVGIANFVTFLENTGEWRRKLREAEYGSLAEDREFLESISPINTVEKIAAPLFVLHGENDPRVPVGEAEQVVEQAREQGVPVRKLIFDDEGHGFSKLENRVEAYSAVAEFLDEHL from the coding sequence ATGACGTACGACATCGAGCGCTACCTGAACGTGCGGTCGGCCAGCGGCGCGTCGTTCGGCCCGGACGGCGAGCGGCTCTCGTTCCTGATGGACACGACGGGGACGTCGCAGGTCTGGACGGTCGACGAACCGAAGGACTGGCCGGTCCAGCGGACGTTCTACGACGAGCGCGTGACGTTCGCGTCCTGGTCGCCGGAGCGCGACGAGCTCGCGTTCGGGATGGACGAGGGCGGGAACGAGCGCGCGCAACTGTACCGGCTCGCGGGCGACGGAAGCGAGGTGGTGAACCTCACGCAGCGCCCGGACGCGAAGCACCGCTGGGGTGGGTGGAGTCACGACGGCGAACGGTTCGCGTTCACGTCGAACCGCCGCGACGAGAGCGTGTTCGACGTGTACGTACAGGGCAGGGACGAGACCGGGAACGACGCGGAACTCGTCCACGAGGGTGACGGCTGGCTGACGGCCGCGGGCTGGTCGCCGAGCGACGACCGCCTCCTCGTGAGCGAGGCGTACTCGAACGTCGACCAGGACGTGTACGTCCTCGACCTCGACCGCGACGACCCGTCGGGCGATCTCGAGTGCATCACGCCCCACGACGACGACGTTCGATTCTACAGCCCGTCGTTCGGGCCCGACGGCGACGCCGTCTACTGCTGTACGGACGACGGCTCGGACACGCTGTACCTGGCGCGGATCGACCTGGAGACCCTGGAGCGCGAAGTCGTGGCCGAGGGCGGCGAATGGAACGTCGGCGGCGTGAGCGTCGACCACGACAGCGGGCGGTTCGCGTTCTCGCGGAACGTCGACGGTTACACGGACCTGACCGTTGCCGAGTTCTCAGGGACGACCGAGTACGAGGTATTCCCGAGCCCCGACCTCCCCGGCGGCATCGCCGGCGGCGTCTCCTGGGGGCCCGACGGCGAGAAGTACGCGATCACGGCGACCGGCGCGGCCGTGAACACGAACGTGTACGTCGTCGAGACGGAGACGGGCGACACCGAACGGTGGACGTACGCGGCGACCGCGGGCATCCCCGAGGAGTCGTTCAGGGAGCCCGAGCTCGTGCACGTGGAGAGCTTCGACGGCGTGGAAGTGCCGGGGTTCCTGACGCTCCCCGAGGCCGCCGAGGGCGACGCCGCGGATGGCGAGAGCGGGGACACGCCAGTGGTCGTGAGCATCCACGGCGGCCCGGAGAGCCAGCGCCGGCCGTCGTTCAATCCCGTCAAGCAGTACTTCCTCAACCGGGGGTACGCGTACTTCGAGCCGAACGTCCGCGGGTCGACGGGGTACGGCGAGACGTACACCAGGCTTGACGACGTCGAGAAGCGCATGGACTCGGTCGCGGACGTGAAAGCCTGCGTCGAGTGGCTGCACGACCATCCCGCGGTCGACCCCGACCGGATCGCGTGCATGGGCGGGTCCTACGGCGGGTTCATGGTGCTCGCGTGCATGACGGAGTACCCGGAGCTGTGGGCGGCGGGCGTGGACGTCGTCGGCATCGCGAACTTCGTCACGTTCCTCGAGAACACCGGCGAGTGGCGTCGGAAGCTCCGCGAGGCCGAGTACGGCTCGCTCGCCGAGGACCGCGAGTTCCTGGAGTCCATCAGCCCGATCAACACCGTCGAGAAGATTGCGGCGCCCCTGTTCGTGCTGCACGGCGAGAACGACCCGCGCGTCCCCGTCGGCGAGGCCGAGCAGGTGGTCGAGCAGGCCCGCGAGCAGGGCGTCCCCGTCCGCAAGCTGATATTCGACGACGAGGGCCACGGGTTCTCGAAGCTCGAGAACCGGGTTGAGGCGTACTCCGCGGTCGCCGAGTTCCTCGACGAACACCTGTAG
- the rnhA gene encoding ribonuclease HI: MPVIECDVETAREALADAGATVEPGNTEHERYRATLDDATAVAYDDKLVVQGANPASIEAVVRDESGRAHLYFDGACRGNPGPSAVGWVIVTDDGIVAEGGETVGRATNNQAEYEALVAVLEAARDYGYDEVQVRGDSELIVKQVTGEYGVNDPDLREYRVRVHELLRAFDDWTISHVPREINERADELANEALDDA; this comes from the coding sequence ATGCCGGTCATCGAGTGCGACGTCGAGACCGCCCGCGAGGCGCTCGCCGACGCCGGAGCGACAGTCGAACCGGGCAACACCGAACACGAACGGTACCGGGCCACCCTCGACGACGCCACGGCCGTCGCGTACGACGACAAACTCGTCGTCCAGGGCGCGAACCCCGCGAGCATCGAGGCCGTCGTCCGCGACGAGAGCGGTCGCGCGCACCTCTACTTCGACGGCGCGTGCCGGGGCAACCCGGGCCCGTCGGCCGTCGGCTGGGTGATCGTCACCGACGACGGCATCGTCGCCGAGGGCGGCGAGACCGTCGGGCGCGCGACGAACAACCAGGCGGAGTACGAGGCGCTCGTCGCCGTCCTCGAGGCCGCGCGCGACTACGGGTACGACGAGGTCCAGGTACGGGGCGACTCCGAACTCATCGTCAAGCAGGTCACCGGCGAGTACGGCGTCAACGACCCCGACCTCCGCGAGTACCGCGTCCGCGTCCACGAACTCCTCCGCGCGTTCGACGACTGGACGATCTCGCACGTCCCCCGAGAGATTAACGAGCGCGCGGACGAACTGGCGAACGAAGCACTCGACGATGCCTGA
- a CDS encoding inorganic diphosphatase: MTNLWEDLETGPNPPEEIYAVVECLKGERNKYEYDKDVPGVVLDRVLHSNVHYPSDYGFIPQSYYDDEDPFDVLVLVEDQTFPGCIIEARPVALMKMDDDGEQDDKVIAVPTEDPRYDHVEDLEDIPQQQLDEIDEFFSTYKNLEEGKEVETLGWEDKAAAKDAIEHAMDLYEENF; encoded by the coding sequence ATGACGAACCTCTGGGAAGACCTCGAGACGGGCCCGAACCCGCCCGAGGAGATCTACGCAGTCGTGGAGTGCCTCAAGGGCGAACGGAACAAGTACGAGTACGACAAGGACGTCCCCGGCGTCGTCCTCGACCGCGTGCTCCACTCGAACGTGCACTACCCGAGCGACTACGGGTTCATCCCGCAGTCGTACTACGACGACGAGGACCCCTTCGACGTCCTCGTCCTCGTCGAGGACCAGACGTTCCCCGGGTGCATCATCGAGGCCCGTCCCGTCGCGCTGATGAAGATGGACGACGACGGCGAGCAGGACGACAAGGTCATCGCGGTCCCGACGGAGGACCCGCGCTACGACCACGTCGAGGACCTCGAGGACATCCCCCAGCAGCAACTCGACGAGATCGACGAGTTCTTCTCGACGTACAAGAACCTCGAGGAGGGCAAGGAAGTGGAGACGCTCGGGTGGGAGGACAAGGCCGCCGCGAAAGACGCCATCGAGCACGCGATGGACCTCTACGAGGAGAACTTCTGA
- a CDS encoding tubulin/FtsZ family protein, translated as MKVVLIGVGQAGGKLTQRLAEFDQEMDFGAVQGALAVNTAEADLRNLDIETQLVGQDRVNGHGVGGDNELGAEVMQADAIEVMDGLDGKITASAEAIFVVAGLGGGTGSGGAPVLAKELQRVYSVPVYGLGILPGRGEGAMYQANAGRSLKTLARETDSTLLVDNDAWHDAGESVEEAFATINQNIAQRVGLLFASGENVDGVAESVVDSSEIINTLREGGIACLGYASAVSGDTAEDNINAVTTITRNALLTGTSLPDATTADAALLIIAGRSDVIPRKGVEKARKWLEDETGSLQVRGGDFPLDSDRLAALVLLGGVERSRRVDEFMERAREAHKRNQRDAVDHTETFQNDELDDLF; from the coding sequence ATGAAAGTGGTCCTCATCGGCGTCGGACAGGCGGGTGGGAAACTCACCCAGCGCCTCGCCGAGTTCGACCAAGAGATGGACTTCGGCGCCGTCCAGGGCGCACTCGCCGTCAACACCGCCGAAGCCGACCTCCGGAACCTCGACATCGAGACGCAACTCGTCGGCCAGGATCGCGTGAACGGCCACGGCGTCGGCGGCGACAACGAACTCGGCGCCGAGGTCATGCAAGCGGACGCCATCGAAGTGATGGACGGCCTCGACGGGAAGATCACCGCGAGCGCCGAAGCGATCTTCGTCGTCGCCGGCCTCGGCGGCGGCACCGGCAGCGGCGGCGCGCCCGTCCTCGCGAAGGAACTCCAGCGCGTCTACTCGGTTCCCGTCTACGGCCTCGGCATCCTCCCCGGCCGCGGCGAAGGCGCCATGTACCAGGCGAACGCCGGACGCTCCCTGAAGACGCTCGCCCGCGAAACCGACTCGACGCTCCTCGTCGACAACGACGCCTGGCACGACGCCGGCGAAAGCGTCGAGGAAGCCTTCGCGACCATCAACCAGAACATCGCCCAGCGCGTCGGCCTCCTCTTCGCGAGCGGCGAGAACGTCGACGGCGTCGCCGAATCCGTCGTCGACTCCTCGGAGATCATCAACACCCTCCGCGAAGGCGGCATCGCCTGCCTCGGCTACGCCAGCGCCGTCAGCGGCGACACCGCCGAAGACAACATCAACGCCGTCACCACCATCACGCGGAACGCCCTCCTCACCGGCACCAGCCTCCCCGACGCCACCACCGCCGACGCCGCCCTCCTCATCATCGCGGGCCGCAGCGACGTCATCCCACGCAAAGGCGTCGAGAAAGCACGCAAGTGGCTCGAAGACGAAACCGGCAGCCTCCAAGTCCGCGGCGGCGACTTCCCCCTCGACAGCGACCGCCTCGCCGCCCTCGTCCTCCTCGGCGGCGTCGAACGCAGCCGCCGCGTCGACGAATTCATGGAACGAGCCAGAGAAGCCCACAAACGCAACCAACGAGACGCAGTCGACCACACAGAAACCTTCCAGAACGACGAACTCGACGACCTCTTCTGA
- a CDS encoding ABC transporter permease subunit: MNVATVARKDFEDAARAKTLWALVVIFSLFLGAAAWFFGDIQAGSNAVAGDALLASLTTPTSIFLPIMGIMVGYKAIVGERTSGTIKLLLSLPNTRQDVLAGKFLGRSAVVGTAVVVGSLVGAIVFAIFASSFPAVEYLAFLLLTVVLGAVFVAIGIGFSASTKSDTIAIVGAIALVLLFTLLWNIFTFVLTLLLNEFTDLASETLTDVLGFTNAINPTGAYSVLIRDVLSDSAQQAAAGQAMGAPSGFYTETWFAAVVLLFWLAVPLAFGYWRFENAELG; this comes from the coding sequence ATGAACGTCGCGACCGTCGCCCGGAAGGACTTCGAGGACGCCGCTCGCGCGAAGACCCTCTGGGCGCTCGTCGTCATCTTCTCGCTGTTCCTCGGCGCCGCAGCGTGGTTCTTCGGTGACATCCAGGCCGGGAGCAACGCCGTCGCCGGCGACGCGCTCCTGGCGTCGCTGACCACGCCGACCTCGATCTTCCTCCCCATCATGGGCATCATGGTCGGGTACAAGGCGATCGTCGGCGAACGAACGTCCGGGACGATCAAGCTCCTGCTCTCGCTCCCGAACACGCGCCAGGACGTCCTCGCAGGGAAGTTCCTCGGTCGCTCGGCGGTCGTCGGGACCGCCGTCGTCGTCGGGTCGCTCGTCGGCGCGATCGTGTTCGCGATATTCGCGAGTTCGTTCCCCGCCGTCGAATACCTCGCCTTCCTCCTCTTGACGGTCGTGCTCGGCGCGGTGTTCGTCGCGATCGGTATCGGGTTCTCGGCGTCGACGAAGTCCGACACGATCGCGATCGTCGGCGCGATCGCGCTCGTGCTCCTGTTCACGCTCCTCTGGAACATCTTCACGTTCGTCCTCACGCTACTCCTGAACGAGTTCACGGACCTCGCTTCGGAGACGCTCACCGACGTCCTCGGGTTCACGAACGCGATCAATCCGACGGGCGCGTACAGCGTCCTCATCCGCGACGTCCTCAGCGACAGCGCGCAGCAGGCCGCCGCCGGCCAGGCGATGGGTGCACCGAGCGGGTTCTACACGGAGACGTGGTTCGCGGCCGTCGTCCTCCTCTTCTGGCTCGCCGTCCCGCTCGCCTTCGGCTACTGGCGGTTCGAGAACGCAGAACTCGGATAG
- a CDS encoding ABC transporter ATP-binding protein — protein MGPAIRTENLTKRFGNLTAVDGLDLTVEEGEVFGFLGPNGAGKSTTINMLLDFIRPTAGRVEVLGMDANERSQEVRQRTGVLPEGFDVYDRLTGRKHVEFALESKGEDGDVDELLGRVDMLDAADRKAGGYSKGMQQRIVLAMAIAGEPDLLVLDEPTTGLDPNGAREMRELVKEEAARGATVFFSSHILEQVEAVCDRVGILRDGQFVAVDTIENLRDNVGSGDRLTVTFAGSADAAVGAVERVPGVSNVTVDGNTLALSTGESAKTDVLSALEDEGVTVEDFATEEASLEELFAAYTTDERRVEA, from the coding sequence ATGGGTCCCGCTATACGAACAGAGAACCTCACGAAGCGATTCGGGAATCTCACCGCCGTCGACGGCCTCGACCTCACCGTCGAGGAAGGCGAAGTGTTCGGCTTCCTCGGCCCGAACGGCGCCGGGAAGTCCACGACCATCAACATGCTACTGGACTTCATCCGCCCGACCGCGGGCCGCGTCGAGGTGCTCGGCATGGACGCGAACGAACGAAGCCAAGAAGTCCGCCAACGTACCGGCGTCCTCCCGGAAGGATTCGACGTCTACGACCGCCTCACTGGCCGCAAGCACGTCGAGTTCGCGCTCGAATCGAAGGGCGAGGACGGCGACGTCGACGAACTCCTGGGGCGCGTCGACATGCTCGACGCCGCCGACCGCAAGGCCGGCGGGTACTCGAAGGGGATGCAGCAGCGCATCGTCCTCGCGATGGCGATCGCGGGCGAACCCGACCTCCTCGTCCTCGACGAACCGACGACGGGCCTCGACCCGAACGGCGCCCGAGAGATGCGCGAACTCGTGAAGGAGGAGGCCGCGCGCGGCGCGACCGTGTTCTTCTCGAGTCACATCCTCGAGCAGGTCGAGGCGGTCTGCGACCGCGTCGGCATCCTCCGCGACGGCCAGTTCGTCGCCGTCGACACCATCGAGAACCTCCGCGACAACGTCGGTAGCGGCGACCGACTCACCGTCACGTTCGCCGGGTCGGCCGACGCCGCTGTCGGCGCCGTCGAGCGCGTTCCCGGCGTGAGCAACGTGACCGTCGACGGGAACACGCTCGCGCTCTCCACGGGCGAGAGCGCGAAGACGGACGTCCTCTCCGCACTCGAGGACGAGGGCGTGACCGTCGAGGACTTCGCTACCGAGGAGGCGTCGCTCGAGGAACTGTTCGCCGCGTACACCACCGACGAACGACGGGTGGAAGCATGA
- a CDS encoding SHOCT domain-containing protein, with the protein MADHSGSRSYTGAVSLLVLGVALTGLFLGVENWWVAFVVGYGVIVPLVGMLTGEEPETDEETDDGRESVDAPREASNVPGSKADALDTLRDRYARGELSEAQFERKLERLLETETLEDARDTVDRHKRDRADAQRTTDESTDRELEYE; encoded by the coding sequence ATGGCGGACCACTCCGGGTCGCGGTCGTACACGGGTGCGGTGTCGCTATTGGTCCTGGGAGTGGCACTCACGGGGTTGTTCCTCGGCGTCGAGAACTGGTGGGTCGCGTTCGTGGTCGGGTACGGCGTGATCGTTCCGCTGGTCGGGATGCTGACCGGCGAGGAGCCCGAGACCGACGAGGAGACGGACGACGGTCGCGAGTCCGTCGACGCCCCGCGAGAGGCCTCGAACGTGCCCGGGTCGAAGGCCGACGCCCTAGACACGCTCCGGGACCGGTACGCGCGCGGCGAACTCTCCGAAGCGCAGTTCGAGCGAAAGCTTGAACGCTTGCTCGAGACCGAGACGCTCGAGGACGCCCGAGATACGGTCGACCGGCACAAACGCGACCGGGCAGACGCCCAGCGGACGACGGACGAATCGACGGACCGCGAACTCGAGTACGAGTAA
- a CDS encoding alkaline phosphatase family protein, whose translation MGLFDRLRGDDAPRVAFFGIDGVPYSLVRDNPDVFPNLNALAKEGSAGAIDSIVPPESSACWPALTTGRNPGETGVYGFQDREVGSYDTYVPMGRDVQVNRVWDRVTDDGRNATVMNVPVTFPPQRDVQRMVSGFLSPGIDKASYPDDLREYLESIDYKIDANAKLGHQDDKTEFMENAHATVDARYEAFSHYVAEDDWDLFFGVFMTTDRVNHFLFKDYEDGTENKELFMEFYSKVDEYLGKLRDQLPDDVTMIVASDHGFTSQDYEVHLNAWLEDAGWLSYEDDDHSELGDIADDTRAYSLIPGRFYLNLEGREPRGSVPEDEYEAVRDELKAELEALEGPDGKKVAQRVVEKEDAFRGDHEDIAPDLVVIPNHGFDLKAGFKGHEDVFGSGPRNGMHSFENASLFVDDDDANVSDTDLYDISPTILDLMDVDYDRTEFDGASLV comes from the coding sequence ATGGGTCTCTTCGACCGGCTTCGCGGCGACGACGCACCCCGCGTCGCCTTCTTCGGAATCGACGGGGTACCGTACAGTCTCGTTCGTGACAACCCCGACGTCTTCCCGAACCTGAACGCGCTCGCCAAGGAGGGGAGTGCGGGCGCGATCGACTCGATCGTCCCGCCGGAGTCCTCGGCGTGCTGGCCGGCGCTCACGACCGGGCGGAATCCCGGCGAGACGGGCGTCTACGGGTTCCAGGACCGAGAGGTCGGATCGTACGACACGTACGTGCCGATGGGGCGGGACGTCCAGGTGAACCGCGTCTGGGATCGCGTCACCGACGACGGCCGGAACGCGACCGTGATGAACGTCCCCGTGACGTTCCCGCCGCAGCGCGACGTCCAGCGGATGGTCAGCGGATTCCTGTCGCCGGGCATCGACAAGGCGTCGTACCCCGACGACCTCCGCGAGTACCTCGAGTCGATCGACTACAAGATCGACGCGAACGCGAAACTCGGGCACCAGGACGACAAGACGGAGTTCATGGAGAACGCACATGCGACCGTCGACGCGCGCTACGAGGCGTTCTCGCACTACGTCGCGGAGGACGACTGGGACCTCTTCTTCGGCGTGTTCATGACGACCGACCGCGTCAACCACTTCCTGTTCAAGGACTACGAGGACGGGACCGAGAACAAGGAGCTGTTCATGGAGTTCTACAGCAAGGTCGACGAGTACCTCGGGAAGCTCCGCGACCAGCTCCCCGACGACGTGACGATGATCGTCGCGTCGGACCACGGGTTCACGAGTCAGGACTACGAAGTCCACCTGAACGCGTGGCTGGAGGACGCCGGCTGGCTGTCGTACGAGGACGACGACCACAGCGAGCTCGGCGACATCGCGGACGACACGCGAGCGTACTCGCTCATCCCGGGTCGGTTCTACCTGAACCTCGAGGGTCGGGAGCCGCGCGGGAGCGTGCCGGAGGACGAGTACGAGGCGGTCCGCGACGAACTCAAGGCCGAACTGGAGGCGCTCGAGGGACCGGACGGGAAGAAGGTCGCGCAGCGCGTCGTCGAGAAGGAGGACGCGTTCCGCGGCGACCACGAGGACATCGCGCCGGACCTCGTCGTCATCCCGAACCACGGGTTCGACCTCAAGGCCGGGTTCAAGGGCCACGAGGACGTCTTCGGGAGCGGTCCGCGGAACGGCATGCATAGCTTCGAGAACGCGAGCCTGTTCGTCGACGACGACGACGCGAACGTCTCGGACACGGACCTCTACGACATCTCGCCGACGATCCTCGACCTGATGGACGTCGACTACGACCGGACCGAGTTCGACGGCGCGAGCCTGGTGTAG